A genomic region of Cyanobacteria bacterium FACHB-DQ100 contains the following coding sequences:
- the mnmA gene encoding tRNA 2-thiouridine(34) synthase MnmA — MNKVVVGLSGGVDSSVAAATLHDQGYEVVGLTLWLMKGKGQCCSEGMIDAAKLCEELDIPHHIVDSRDVFQENIIDYLVTGYGEGITPLPCSQCNKAVKFTPMLNYARETLGIDKIATGHYARIRVENGRYQLLRAIDRSKDQSYFLYDLDQEVLSRVLFPLGEKHKTETRQIAAAFGLHTADKPESQDLCLVEANGSMQAFLDKYITPHKGEIVDRAGKVLGQHEGVHHYTIGQRKGLGIAHTEPLYVIGLDAARNRVIVGERSEAQNPECTVGRINWVSITQPTAPIKADVQIRYRSIATPATVIPIEDNRVRIVFDEPQFSITPGQAAVWYDGEVLLGGGIIERG; from the coding sequence ATGAACAAAGTTGTGGTAGGACTCTCTGGGGGAGTCGATAGTTCGGTTGCGGCTGCCACGTTGCATGATCAAGGCTATGAAGTCGTGGGCTTGACCCTTTGGTTGATGAAAGGGAAGGGACAGTGCTGCTCTGAAGGCATGATCGATGCGGCTAAACTTTGTGAGGAGTTGGACATTCCACATCACATTGTCGATAGCCGTGATGTATTTCAGGAAAATATTATCGATTACCTGGTGACAGGCTACGGAGAAGGAATTACGCCGTTGCCCTGTTCGCAGTGCAATAAAGCGGTGAAGTTTACCCCGATGCTGAACTATGCGCGGGAAACGTTGGGGATTGATAAAATCGCCACCGGTCACTATGCGCGCATTCGGGTTGAAAATGGGCGGTATCAACTGTTGAGAGCGATCGATCGATCTAAAGATCAATCTTATTTCTTGTATGACCTGGATCAAGAAGTTCTGTCGCGGGTGCTCTTTCCGCTCGGTGAAAAACACAAAACCGAAACCCGCCAAATTGCTGCTGCGTTTGGATTGCACACCGCAGACAAGCCCGAAAGCCAAGATCTGTGTTTAGTCGAAGCGAACGGTTCAATGCAAGCGTTTCTTGATAAATACATCACGCCGCACAAAGGCGAAATTGTCGATCGCGCTGGTAAAGTTCTCGGTCAGCATGAGGGCGTGCATCACTATACGATCGGGCAGCGTAAAGGGTTAGGAATCGCTCACACAGAGCCGCTTTATGTGATTGGTTTAGATGCGGCTCGCAATCGGGTGATTGTGGGTGAGCGATCGGAAGCGCAGAACCCCGAATGTACGGTGGGACGGATTAACTGGGTGTCGATCACACAACCGACCGCACCGATCAAAGCCGATGTACAGATTCGGTATCGATCGATAGCGACTCCTGCAACAGTGATTCCGATCGAAGATAATCGGGTGCGGATTGTGTTTGATGAGCCGCAGTTTAGTATCACACCCGGACAAGCCGCCGTTTGGTATGACGGAGAGGTGCTACTTGGGGGCGGAATTATTGAGCGGGGGTGA